One genomic window of Mauremys mutica isolate MM-2020 ecotype Southern chromosome 5, ASM2049712v1, whole genome shotgun sequence includes the following:
- the NAAA gene encoding N-acylethanolamine-hydrolyzing acid amidase, with amino-acid sequence MGRGWGRALLLLLPLWGAARAAAPPLCNVSLEQEPRQRWLPALRHFDPAFLRAAVARVIDDSVPKWVHAAIQPIAEELESFIPQPFAGEILGMCKALGISAGDGILINLAYEFSAFCTSIVAQDSKGNIYHGRNMDYGFGDILRKITIDVQFMQNGQVAYKGTTFMGYVGLWTGQSPHKFTISGDERAKGGWWENAIAAFLSRNVPVSWLIRDTLSKAADFQAAVLKLAATPIIADVYYIVAGTSPKEGVVITRNRRGPADIWPLEPTAGAWFRVETNYDHWTTPPPFDDRRTAAIKALNATGWENINFETLFQVLSVRLVLNNYTIYTTVMSAAVPDKYMTRIRTLE; translated from the exons atgggccggggctggggccgcgcgctgctgctgctgctgccgctctgGGGGGCGGCCCgggccgcggctcccccgctgTGCAACGTGAGCCTGGAGCAGGAGCCGCGGCAGCGCTGGCTGCCCGCCCTGCGGCACTTCGACCCGGCCTTCCTGCGGGCGGCCGTGGCCCGGGTCATCGA TGATTCTGTACCTAAGTGGGTCCATGCTGCCATTCAGCCGATAGCAGAAGAACTGGAGTCTTTTATCCCTCAACCCTTTGCAGGAGAGATCCTGGGAATGTGCAAAGCACTGGGGATTAGTGCTGGAGATGGAATTCTCATCAATTTGGCCTATGAATTTTCTGC GTTCTGTACCAGTATTGTTGCTCAAGATTCCAAGGGAAACATTTACCATGGTCGGAACATGGATTATGGTTTTGGAGATATTTTACGCAAGATTACAATTGACGTGCAGTTTATGCAAAATGGGCAG GTAGCGTATAAAGGTACCACGTTTATGGGCTATGTGGGCTTATGGACCGGACAGAGTCCACACAAGTTTACAATCTCTGGTGACGAACGAG CTAAGGGAGGATGGTGGGAGAATGCAATAGCTGCTTTCTTGAGTCGAAACGTCCCAGTCAGCTGGCTTATCAGGGAT ACCCTGAGCAAGGCTGCAGACTTTCAAGCTGCCGTTCTCAAACTGGCTGCGACCCCGATCATTGCAGACGTTTACTACATCGTCGCAGGGACGTCGCCCAAAGAGGGCGTGGTCATCACAAGGAATAGAAGGGGGCCGGCAGACATCTGGCCTCTTGAGCCCACAGCCGGAGC GTGGTTCCGTGTAGAGACAAACTATGACCACTGGACAACCCCTCCTCCATTTGATGATCGAAG AACTGCAGCCATTAAAGCTCTCAATGCCACTGGATGGGAGAATATTAATTTTGAGACCCTCTTTCAg GTATTATCAGTGAGGCTGGTCTTAAACAA TTACACAATATATACCACAGTAATGAGTGCTGCAGTCCCAGACAAGTACATGACACGGATCAGAACCTTGGAGTGA